A window of Chitinophagales bacterium contains these coding sequences:
- a CDS encoding sigma-54-dependent Fis family transcriptional regulator: protein MDLISIKNRFGIIGNSPSLNYALQVAIQVANTDLTVLIHGESGVGKEVFSQIIHSLSARKHNPFIAVNCGAIPEGTIDSELFGHEKGSFTGAVDSRKGYFETVNGGTIFLDEIGEMPLGTQARLLRVLEAGEYIRVGSSKVQKTDVRVIAATNKDLLQLVQAGRFREDLYYRLSTVPIRVPALRDRKEDIHLLFRKFAADFADKYKTASVQLDEDAKNLLINYPWPGNVRELKNIAEQISVLSMDKLVNARELEKYLQPYSSNRLPVLSHTAAAADNASFANEREILYKLFFDMKKDVNELKRMFFDIIQNPGVANSHPGFMEEIKELHGQENVSGGNMGYGLPSSLSNNTQPVMVQDVHEHVVVEESLNIMDKEKELIIKALKKHKGKRKDAASDLGISERTLYRKLKEYDIEE, encoded by the coding sequence ATGGATCTGATCAGCATAAAGAATCGATTTGGCATCATTGGCAATTCCCCATCCCTGAATTATGCCTTGCAGGTAGCCATTCAGGTAGCGAATACTGACCTTACCGTATTGATCCACGGAGAAAGTGGTGTAGGTAAAGAGGTCTTTTCTCAAATCATCCATTCACTAAGCGCGCGAAAGCACAACCCTTTTATCGCGGTAAACTGTGGCGCTATACCAGAAGGAACGATCGATTCGGAATTGTTTGGACATGAGAAAGGTTCATTCACCGGGGCCGTGGACAGCCGCAAAGGTTATTTTGAAACCGTCAATGGAGGCACCATCTTTCTGGATGAGATTGGTGAAATGCCCCTGGGTACCCAGGCCCGGTTGCTTCGGGTATTGGAAGCAGGAGAATATATCCGGGTGGGTTCTTCCAAAGTACAAAAGACCGATGTGCGGGTGATTGCCGCTACGAATAAAGACCTGCTTCAATTGGTACAGGCGGGTCGTTTTCGCGAAGACCTGTATTATCGATTAAGTACGGTGCCCATCCGTGTACCCGCGCTGCGTGACCGCAAAGAAGATATTCATTTGTTGTTTCGAAAATTTGCTGCAGATTTTGCCGACAAGTATAAGACCGCCTCTGTACAATTGGATGAGGATGCCAAAAACCTGTTAATTAACTACCCCTGGCCCGGGAATGTGCGTGAATTGAAGAATATTGCGGAGCAGATCTCTGTTTTGTCAATGGATAAACTGGTCAATGCCCGGGAATTGGAAAAATACCTGCAGCCTTATTCCAGCAATCGACTTCCGGTTCTTTCCCACACCGCGGCAGCAGCCGACAATGCCAGTTTTGCCAACGAACGGGAGATACTCTACAAGTTGTTCTTCGACATGAAGAAGGATGTGAATGAATTAAAACGGATGTTCTTTGATATCATTCAAAATCCGGGTGTCGCCAATTCTCATCCAGGATTTATGGAAGAAATAAAAGAACTCCATGGCCAGGAAAATGTATCCGGAGGCAATATGGGTTATGGACTGCCATCTTCCCTGTCCAACAACACCCAACCTGTGATGGTTCAGGATGTGCATGAACATGTAGTCGTGGAAGAAAGCCTGAACATTATGGATAAGGAAAAAGAACTCATCATTAAGGCGCTCAAGAAACACAAGGGAAAACGGAAGGATGCAGCCTCTGACCTGGGAATTTCTGAACGCACTTTATACCGAAAGCTGAAAGAATATGACATTGAAGAATGA
- the secG gene encoding preprotein translocase subunit SecG — protein MTLLFVILIILACVVLGVIVLIQNPKGGGLAGNIAGFSTQFMGVKQTTDVLEKGTWLFSAIVGLLALFSTLLISSDAGSTNGRSQEISAPPPSGTNSTNTTAPFQTTPGTTTSPDTTK, from the coding sequence ATGACCCTTTTATTTGTAATTCTGATCATTCTTGCCTGCGTGGTACTTGGAGTTATCGTCCTGATTCAGAACCCCAAAGGCGGTGGCCTGGCGGGTAATATCGCTGGTTTCAGCACACAGTTCATGGGTGTTAAACAAACCACAGATGTTCTTGAAAAAGGCACCTGGCTTTTCTCTGCCATCGTTGGCTTGCTGGCCCTGTTTTCCACCCTGCTGATCTCTTCCGATGCAGGATCCACCAATGGACGCAGCCAGGAGATTTCTGCTCCTCCCCCTTCAGGCACCAATTCAACGAATACAACTGCTCCGTTTCAAACCACTCCTGGTACTACTACCAGCCCGGATACAACCAAATAA
- the mltG gene encoding endolytic transglycosylase MltG, with translation MKKWILAFVFLVLVLGLFLGWKLLGPVTQAPEGKYFYIATGATYNEVKKELTAKKVLRGTFWFDWLAKKMDYPSLVKPGRYLIPPRTSLLQLVRMLRNGRQSPVNLVISRRIRVREDLVKLMKDKFEFSADDMNSFLASNDSLKKYGLDTAGFTLAIFPDTYQFFWNTTPRKVYDRLWEESTKYWTPEKVAKARAKGLTILEAHVLASVVEEETNYGPEKPTIASVYLNRVAKGIPLQADPTVKFALRDFGLRRIYFKHLQVASPYNTYRNKGLPPGPICNVQKSTLDAVLDAPKTDYIYFVANSDFSGSHVFSAEDVTHMKLARQYQLALDSLQKAKQK, from the coding sequence ATGAAAAAATGGATTCTTGCCTTCGTATTTCTGGTGCTTGTTCTGGGACTGTTTTTGGGTTGGAAATTGCTGGGCCCCGTAACCCAGGCACCGGAGGGAAAGTACTTCTACATTGCAACAGGTGCCACCTACAATGAGGTAAAAAAAGAATTGACAGCCAAAAAGGTCTTGCGCGGAACATTCTGGTTTGACTGGTTGGCTAAAAAAATGGACTATCCATCCCTGGTTAAACCCGGACGCTATTTAATTCCTCCACGCACCAGTTTATTGCAATTAGTCCGAATGCTTCGAAATGGCCGCCAGTCACCTGTCAACCTTGTAATCAGCCGACGCATAAGAGTACGGGAAGACCTGGTGAAACTCATGAAGGACAAGTTTGAGTTTTCCGCTGATGATATGAACAGTTTTCTGGCCTCCAATGACAGCTTGAAGAAATATGGATTGGATACAGCCGGCTTTACGCTGGCGATTTTCCCGGATACCTATCAATTCTTCTGGAATACTACACCCCGAAAGGTTTATGACCGGCTATGGGAGGAATCGACAAAATACTGGACACCAGAAAAGGTGGCCAAAGCCCGTGCAAAAGGGTTAACTATTCTGGAGGCACATGTCCTGGCCTCTGTAGTAGAGGAGGAAACCAATTATGGGCCCGAAAAACCCACGATTGCCAGTGTGTACCTGAACCGTGTGGCAAAAGGCATTCCATTGCAGGCGGACCCGACAGTGAAATTTGCATTACGTGACTTCGGGTTGCGAAGAATCTATTTTAAACATTTGCAGGTTGCTTCCCCTTATAATACCTATCGAAATAAAGGTTTGCCACCCGGACCTATTTGCAATGTGCAAAAATCAACCCTTGATGCTGTCCTGGATGCCCCCAAAACCGATTACATTTACTTTGTCGCCAATAGCGATTTCTCGGGCAGCCACGTTTTTTCGGCTGAGGATGTAACACATATGAAACTGGCCCGTCAATATCAGTTGGCGTTGGATTCCCTGCAGAAGGCCAAACAAAAATGA
- a CDS encoding YihY/virulence factor BrkB family protein, which produces MDWQHWFTRLKRRWITSPPYRLVVHWSKEIYPPGFRGISLFDVTVFFFRQLGNTNMTERASSIAFNLLLAIPPAIIFLCTLIPFFPISDQFTDQLHQLIRDIIPGEKNNAAIISFIDDFIYKPRTGLLSFGFILALYFSTNTMMGISRSFNRNYIGFKKRTSFHDRWVSVKLTLILFVLVIFCILLLVTQGYVMDWLGIKDPDIRALLINGRWGAIVLLFFFIISFIYRHAPAVHKKWALINPGSLLATTLMLLFTVGFTYWVDNFSNYNKLYGSIGTILIVMVLIYFNSIVLLIGFELNVSISSLQRIAEERKKNMADGKHSQQ; this is translated from the coding sequence ATGGATTGGCAACATTGGTTTACCCGTTTAAAAAGAAGATGGATCACCTCCCCTCCTTACCGGCTGGTGGTTCACTGGAGCAAGGAGATCTATCCCCCTGGATTCAGAGGTATATCCCTGTTTGATGTGACGGTCTTTTTTTTCCGCCAGCTAGGCAATACCAATATGACGGAACGGGCATCTTCTATCGCATTCAATCTGCTGCTGGCCATTCCACCCGCGATCATTTTTCTCTGTACCCTGATTCCCTTTTTCCCTATTTCCGATCAGTTCACCGATCAACTCCATCAACTCATCCGTGATATTATTCCGGGAGAGAAAAACAATGCGGCGATCATTTCTTTTATTGACGATTTTATCTATAAACCCAGGACGGGCCTGCTCTCCTTTGGTTTTATCCTGGCCCTGTATTTCTCCACCAATACCATGATGGGGATTAGTCGTTCATTTAACCGCAACTATATTGGGTTTAAAAAAAGAACCAGCTTTCATGACCGCTGGGTTTCTGTTAAGCTTACACTTATCCTTTTTGTACTGGTTATTTTTTGTATCCTGTTGCTCGTAACCCAGGGCTATGTGATGGACTGGCTGGGGATCAAGGATCCCGATATCCGGGCCCTGCTGATCAATGGGCGGTGGGGAGCTATAGTGCTGCTTTTCTTTTTTATCATTTCTTTTATTTACCGGCATGCCCCGGCGGTCCACAAAAAATGGGCCCTGATCAACCCCGGGTCCCTGCTGGCCACCACCCTGATGCTCCTGTTTACGGTAGGGTTTACCTATTGGGTAGATAACTTTTCGAATTACAATAAGTTATACGGGTCAATCGGTACCATTCTTATTGTCATGGTGCTGATTTATTTCAACTCTATTGTGCTCCTGATCGGGTTTGAACTCAATGTCAGCATCTCCTCCCTGCAAAGAATTGCGGAGGAGCGGAAAAAAAATATGGCTGACGGTAAACATTCCCAACAATAA
- a CDS encoding thioredoxin family protein, which produces MKKLIATIIPLAAIFVVSFTTPHRAIPIGGDMPLADRKMKDISGKEVALQDAIKENGLLVMFSCNTCPYVIKNQDRTRAIAQYAAEQGVGVVLVNSNEAERGDADSYSAMQAYAQEQGYKWYYVVDDNSVLADAFSANRTPECFLFNKDKKLVYHGAIDDNPSDASSVSREHLKMAMDEMKAGKEVSTKESRSVGCGIKRL; this is translated from the coding sequence ATGAAAAAATTGATTGCGACCATCATCCCTCTCGCAGCCATCTTTGTGGTATCCTTTACCACTCCTCATCGTGCAATTCCCATTGGTGGAGACATGCCCCTGGCTGACCGTAAAATGAAAGATATTTCCGGAAAAGAAGTAGCCCTGCAGGATGCCATAAAAGAAAATGGCCTGTTGGTGATGTTCAGTTGCAATACCTGTCCCTATGTGATCAAGAACCAGGATCGTACGCGCGCCATTGCGCAATACGCCGCCGAGCAGGGCGTAGGGGTTGTATTGGTGAACTCCAATGAAGCAGAACGAGGCGATGCTGACTCCTATTCCGCTATGCAGGCTTACGCCCAGGAACAGGGATATAAATGGTATTATGTGGTGGATGATAATTCGGTTTTAGCGGATGCTTTCTCTGCCAATCGCACCCCTGAATGCTTTCTGTTCAATAAGGATAAAAAACTCGTTTATCACGGCGCTATTGACGATAACCCTTCCGATGCATCCAGTGTCAGCCGTGAACACCTGAAAATGGCAATGGATGAAATGAAAGCCGGCAAAGAAGTAAGTACCAAGGAATCCCGGAGCGTGGGTTGCGGTATCAAAAGACTTTGA
- a CDS encoding TlpA family protein disulfide reductase: MIKQTIFLILFLGSHWMMSIGQEIPKVKIGDVAAFIQQADKPLVLNFWSTTCKPCIAEIPYFQEKVKAFGADSVILVLVSLDMRSNYPNKISEFAKARNFYAPIQWLDETNADYFCPVIDSSWSGVIPATLFINNKTGFRYFQEEKIKPEKFEEILRKLVGR, from the coding sequence ATGATTAAGCAGACCATTTTTTTGATTTTATTTTTGGGGAGCCATTGGATGATGTCCATAGGTCAGGAGATACCCAAAGTAAAGATCGGAGACGTTGCCGCCTTTATTCAGCAGGCTGATAAACCATTGGTGCTAAATTTCTGGTCAACCACCTGTAAACCTTGTATAGCGGAGATACCTTATTTTCAGGAAAAGGTAAAAGCATTCGGTGCAGATAGCGTAATCCTGGTACTTGTCAGCCTTGATATGCGTAGCAATTATCCAAATAAGATAAGTGAGTTTGCTAAAGCAAGAAATTTTTATGCCCCGATACAATGGCTGGATGAAACCAATGCAGATTACTTCTGTCCGGTAATTGACAGCAGTTGGTCGGGAGTGATACCTGCCACCTTATTCATCAATAATAAAACGGGGTTCCGATATTTTCAGGAAGAAAAGATCAAGCCTGAAAAATTCGAAGAGATTTTGAGGAAGCTCGTAGGCCGTTAA
- a CDS encoding RNA methyltransferase, producing MTPERYTRLTTVLNKRQPDLTVVLENVFDPHNISAVMRTCDAVGIQEIYVLNYKIPRHKKWGARSSSSAAKWLTIHQFDQVDACLKALRSRYQRILTTHLSTDAVSLYELDLLPPTALVFGNEHGGVSEEIRAGADGNFLIPQAGIIQSLNISVACAVTVYEAYRQKEKAGHYDQVRLPSEQYQGLLKEWGYDDPQESLL from the coding sequence ATGACCCCCGAACGCTATACCCGTCTAACCACCGTATTGAACAAACGCCAGCCCGATCTGACGGTGGTATTGGAAAATGTTTTTGATCCACATAATATTTCAGCAGTGATGCGAACCTGTGATGCGGTGGGGATCCAGGAGATCTATGTATTGAACTACAAAATACCACGGCATAAAAAATGGGGAGCTCGAAGTTCCTCTTCTGCAGCCAAGTGGCTGACCATTCATCAATTCGATCAGGTAGATGCCTGTTTGAAGGCCCTGCGTTCCCGCTATCAGCGAATTTTAACAACACACCTAAGTACAGATGCCGTAAGTTTATATGAACTGGACCTGCTGCCTCCAACAGCCTTGGTTTTTGGAAATGAACACGGCGGCGTATCAGAGGAAATCCGTGCCGGTGCCGATGGAAATTTCCTCATTCCTCAGGCTGGGATCATTCAATCCCTCAATATCAGTGTGGCCTGCGCGGTAACGGTGTATGAGGCCTATCGGCAAAAGGAAAAAGCAGGACACTATGATCAGGTGCGACTGCCGAGTGAGCAATACCAGGGTTTATTGAAAGAGTGGGGGTATGATGACCCCCAGGAATCATTACTATAA
- a CDS encoding DUF4288 domain-containing protein, translating to MHFLKQPTAIADWYLVKIVYRIICGTGQHTAQFDEQLRLIQAPNRQMAFEKAEKLGRSEETTFFNHEEQLVRWEFIHVTDLYRVSPQIDGAEVYSRIEEREPAEHYIQILKGKARSLFGQITKEQLAG from the coding sequence ATGCATTTCCTTAAACAACCCACTGCTATTGCTGACTGGTACCTTGTGAAGATCGTTTACCGGATCATTTGCGGAACCGGCCAGCATACTGCACAATTTGATGAGCAATTAAGATTGATACAGGCACCCAACCGACAAATGGCATTTGAAAAAGCCGAAAAATTGGGGAGGTCGGAGGAAACAACCTTCTTTAATCACGAAGAACAATTGGTGCGGTGGGAATTCATTCATGTAACGGATCTCTACCGGGTAAGTCCGCAGATCGACGGAGCTGAAGTATATTCACGAATCGAAGAAAGGGAACCGGCCGAGCATTATATCCAGATTCTTAAAGGCAAGGCCAGATCTTTGTTCGGACAAATAACCAAAGAACAGCTTGCCGGCTGA